A genomic segment from Mustela lutreola isolate mMusLut2 chromosome 15, mMusLut2.pri, whole genome shotgun sequence encodes:
- the CHD3 gene encoding chromodomain-helicase-DNA-binding protein 3 isoform X14: MASPLRDEEEEEEEMVVSEEEEEEEEEGDEEEEEVEAADEDYEEDDDEGALGRGPGHDRGRDRHSPPGCHLFPPPPPPPPLPPPPPPPPPPDKDDIRLLPSALGVKKRKRGPKKQKENKPGKPRKRKKLDSEEEFGSERDEYREKSESGGSEYGMGPGRKRRRKHREKKEKKTKRRKKGEGDGGQKVEQKSSATLLLTWGLEDVEHVFSEEDYHTLTNYKAFSQFMRPLIAKKNPKIPMSKMMTILGAKWREFSANNPFKGSAAAVAAAAAAAAAAVAEQVSAAVSSAAPIAPSGPPTLPPPPSADTQPPPIRRAKTKEGKGPGHKRRSKSPRVPDGRKKLRGKKMAPLKIKLGLLGGKRKKGGSYVLQSDEGPEPEAEESDLDSGSVHSASGRPDGPVRTKKLKRGRPGRKKRKVAGEDEVDGYETDHQDYCEVCQQGGEIILCDTCPRAYHLVCLDPELDRAPEGKWSCPHCEKEGVQWEAKEEEEEYEEEGEEEGEKEEEDDHMEYCRVCKDGGELLCCDACISSYHIHCLNPPLPDIPNGEWLCPRCTCPVLKGRVQKILHWRWGEPPVSVPAPQQADGNPDAPPPRPLQGRSEREFFVKWVGLSYWHCSWAKELQLEIFHLVMYRNYQRKNDMDEPPPLDYGSGEDDGKSDKRKVKDPHYAEMEEKYYRFGIKPEWMTVHRIINHSVDKKGNYHYLVKWRDLPYDQSTWEEDEMNIPEYEDHKQSYWRHRELIMGEDPAQPRKYKKKKKELQGDGPPSSPTNDPTVKYESQPRFITATGGTLHMYQLEGLNWLRFSWAQGTDTILADEMGLGKTIQTIVFLYSLYKEGHTKGPFLVSAPLSTIINWEREFQMWAPKFYVVTYTGDKDSRAIIRENEFSFEDNAIKGGKKAFKMKREAQVKFHVLLTSYELITIDQAALGSIRWACLVVDEAHRLKNNQSKFFRVLNGYKIDHKLLLTGTPLQNNLEELFHLLNFLTPERFNNLEGFLEEFADISKEDQIKKLHDLLGPHMLRRLKADVFKNMPAKTELIVRVELSPMQKKYYKYILTRNFEALNSRGGGNQVSLLNIMMDLKKCCNHPYLFPVAAMESPKLPSGAYEGGALIKASGKLMLLQKMLRKLKEQGHRVLIFSQMTKMLDLLEDFLDYEGYKYERIDGGITGALRQEAIDRFNAPGAQQFCFLLSTRAGGLGINLATADTVIIFDSDWNPHNDIQAFSRAHRIGQANKVMIYRFVTRASVEERITQVAKRKMMLTHLVVRPGLGSKAGSMSKQELDDILKFGTEELFKDENEGENKEEDSSVIHYDNEAIARLLDRNQDATEDTDVQNMNEYLSSFKVAQYVVREEDKIEEIEREIIKQEENVDPDYWEKLLRHHYEQQQEDLARNLGKGKRVRKQVNYNDAAQEDQDNQSEYSVGSEEEDEDFDERPEGRRQSKRQLRNEKDKPLPPLLARVGGNIEVLGFNTRQRKAFLNAVMRWGMPPQDAFTTQWLVRDLRGKTEKEFKAYVSLFMRHLCEPGADGSETFADGVPREGLSRQQVLTRIGVMSLVKKKVQEFEHINGRWSMPELMPDPSADSKRSSRASSPTKTSPTTPEASATNSPCTSKPATPAPSEKGDGVRTPLEKDEAENQEEKPEKNSKIGEKMETEADVPSPAPSLGERLESRKIPLEEEVPGVPGEMEPEPGYRGDREKSATESTPGERGEEKPLDGQEHRERPEGETGDLGKRAEDVKGERELRPGPPRDEPRPNSRREEKVEKPRFMFNIADGGFTELHTLWQNEERAAICSGKLNEIWHRRHDYWLLAGIVLHGYARWQDIQNDAQFAIINEPFKTEANKGNFLEMKNKFLARRFKLLEQALVIEEQLRRAAYLNLSQEPAHPAMALHARFAEAECLAESHQHLSKESLAGNKPANAVLHKVLNQLEELLSDMKADVTRLPATLSRIPPIAARLQMSERSILSRLASKGTEPHPTPAFPPGPYATPPGYGAAFSAAPVGALAAAGANYSQMPAGSFITAATNGPPVLVKKEKEMVGALVSDGLDRKEPRAGEVICIDD, from the exons ATGGCTTCCCCTCTGagggacgaggaggaggaggaggaggagatggtggtgtcggaggaggaagaagaggaggaagaagagggcgacgaggaggaggaggaggtggaagcGGCCGACGAGGACTACGAGGAGGACGACGACGAGGGAGCGCTCGGGCGCGGGCCGGGCCACGACCGGGGCCGCGACCGCCACAGCCCCCCCGGCTGCCACCTcttcccgccgccgccgccgccgccgccgctgcccccgccgccgccgccgcccccgccgccag ATAAGGATGACATccggctgctgccttcagctttgggTGTAAAGAAGAGAAAACGAGGACccaagaagcagaaggagaacaAACCAGGAAAACCCCGGAAACGCAAGAAGCTT GACAGTGAGGAGGAATTTGGCTCCGAGCGCGATGAGTACCGGGAGAAGTCAGAGAGCGGGGGCAGCGAATATGGAATGGGACCAGGTCGGAAACGGAGGCggaagcacagagaaaaaaaggaaaagaagaccaAGCGGCggaaaaagggggagggagatggaggacAAAAG GTAGAACAGAAGTCGTCCGCTACTCTGCTTCTGACCTGGGGCCTGGAGGACGTGGAGCATGTGTTCTCTGAGGAGGACTACCACACGCTCACCAACTACAAAGCCTTCAGCCAGTTCATGAG GCCCCTGATCGCGAAGAAGAATCCTAAGATCCCAATGTCTAAGATGATGACCATCCTCGGGGCCAAGTGGAGAGAGTTCAGTGCCAACAATCCCTTCAAGGGGTCGGCAGctgcggtggcggcggcggcggcggcagcagccgCAGCTGTGGCCGAGCAGGTGTCAGCTGCCGTGTCATCGGCCGCCCCCATAGCACCTTCCggaccccccaccctcccaccacctccTTCTGCCGATACCCAGCCCCCACCCATCCGAAGAGCCAAAACCAAAGAGGGCAAAG GTCCAGGCCATAAAAGGCGGAGTAAGAGTCCCCGAGTGCCTGACGGACGCAAGAAGCTTCGGGGAAAGAAGATGGCGCCCCTGAAAATCAAGCTTGGGCTGCTGGGTggcaagaggaagaagggaggctcG TATGTCTTGCAGAGTGATGAGGGCCCCGAGCCGGAGGCCGAGGAGTCAGACCTGGACAGCGGCAGCGTCCACAGCGCCTCGGGCCGGCCGGACGGGCCTGTCCGCACCAAGAAGCTCAAGAGAGGCCGGCCAGGGAGGAAGAAGCGGAAGG TGGCCGGGGAGGACGAGGTTGACGGCTACGAGACGGATCACCAGGATTACTGCGAGGTGTGCCAACAGGGTGGGGAAATTATTCTGTGCGACACCTGCCCTCGTGCCTACCACCTCGTCTGCCTTGATCCGGAGCTGGACCGGGCTCCCGAGGGCAAATGGAGCTGCCCCCACTGC GAGAAGGAGGGTGTGCAGTGGGAggccaaggaggaggaggaggagtacgaggaggagggagaggaagaaggggagaaggaggaggaggacgaccACATGGAGTACTGCCGCGTGTGTAAGGACGGGGGCGAGCTCCTGTGCTGCGATGCGTGTATCTCCTCCTACCACATTCACTGTCTGAACCCGCCCCTGCCTGACATCCCCAACGGGGAATGGCTGTGTCCCCGATGCACG TGCCCTGTGCTGAAAGGCCGTGTGCAGAAGATCCTGCACTGGCGGTGGGGGGAGCCGCCCGTGTCGGTGCCGGCACCCCAGCAGGCCGACGGGAACCCCGATGCCCCGCCACCCCGTCCTCTTCAAGGCCGATCGGAGCGAGAGTTCTTTGTCAAGTGGGTAGGACTGTCCTACTGGCACTGCTCCTGGGCCAAGGAGCTTCAG CTGGAGATCTTCCACTTGGTGATGTACCGGAACTACCAGAGGAAAAATGACATGGATGAGCCCCCGCCCCTGGACTATGGCTCCGGTGAGGACGACGGCAAGAGTGACAAACGCAAGGTCAAGGACCCGCACTACGCGGAGATGGAGGAGAAGTACTATCGCTTTGGCATCAAGCCAGAATGGATGACCGTCCACCGCATCATCAACCACAG TGTGGATAAAAAGGGGAATTACCACTATCTCGTGAAATGGCGGGACTTGCCCTATGACCAGTCCACGTGGGAGGAGGATGAAATGAACATCCCCGAGTACGAAGACCACAAACAGAGCTACTGGAGACACCG AGAACTGATCATGGGGGAGGACCCCGCCCAGCCCCGCAAgtataagaagaagaagaaggagctgCAGGGCGACGGGCCACCCAGTTCTCCTACTAACGAT CCTACGGTGAAATACGAGAGCCAGCCGCGGTTCATCACAGCCACGGGCGGCACACTGCACATGTACCAGCTGGAGGGCTTGAACTGGCTGCGCTTCTCCTGGGCCCAGGGGACCGACACCATCCTGGCTGACGAGATGGGGCTGGGCAAGACCATCCAGACTATCGTCTTCCTCTACTCGCTCTATAAGGAG GGCCACACAAAGGGTCCCTTCCTGGTGAGCGCCCCCCTCTCGACCATCATTAACTGGGAGCGGGAGTTCCAGATGTGGGCACCCAAGTTCTACGTGGTGACGTACACGGGTGACAAGGACAGCCGGGCCATCATCCGTGAGAACGAGTTTTCCTTCGAAGACAACGCCATCAAAGGTGGCAAGAAAGCTTTTAAGATGAAG AGGGAGGCCCAGGTCAAGTTCCACGTTCTGCTGACCTCGTACGAACTGATCACCATCGACCAGGCCGCCCTCGGCTCCATCCGCTGGGCCTGCCTCGTCGTAGACGAAGCCCATCGGCTCAAGAATAACCAGTCCAAG tttttcagGGTCCTCAATGGCTACAAGATAGATCATAAGTTGCTGCTGACCGGGACTCCGTTGCAGAATAACCTGGAGGAGCTCTTCCACCTGCTGAATTTCCTCACCCCAGAGAGGTTTAA CAACctggagggctttctggaggagTTTGCggacatctccaaagaagaccagATTAAGAAGCTGCACGATTTGCTGGGGCCGCACATGCTGCGGAGGCTCAAGGCTGATGTCTTCAAGAACATGCCAGCCAAGACAGAGCTCATCGTCCGGGTGGAGCTCAGCCCCATGCAGAA GAAATACTACAAGTACATCCTGACTCGGAACTTCGAGGCCTTGAACTCGCGAGGTGGCGGGAACCAGGTGTCGCTGCTCAACATCATGATGGATCTGAAGAAGTGTTGCAACCACCCCTACCTCTTCCCTGTGGCGGCCATG GAATCCCCCAAACTCCCCAGTGGAGCCTACGAGGGTGGGGCGCTTATTAAGGCGTCTGGCAAGCTCATGCTCTTACAGAAGATGTTACGGAAGCTGAAGGAGCAAGGACACAGAGTGCTCATCTTCTCACAG ATGACCAAGATGTTGGACCTGTTGGAGGACTTTTTAGACTACGAAGGCTACAAGTATGAGCGCATTGACGGCGGCATCACAGGCGCTCTGAGGCAGGAGGCCATCGATCGGTTCAACG CTCCCGGGGCCCAACAGTTCTGCTTCCTGCTGTCCACTCGTGCCGGGGGCCTGGGCATCAACCTGGCCACTGCAGACACGGTCATCATCTTCGATTCTGACTGGAACCCCCATAACGACATCCAG GCCTTCAGCCGCGCACACCGCATCGGCCAGGCCAACAAGGTGATGATTTACCGGTTTGTGACCCGCGCGTCCGTGGAAGAGAGGATCACCCAAGTGGCCAAGAGGAAGATGATGCTCACTCACCTGGTGGTGCGGCCCGGGCTGGGCTCCAAGGCCGGCTCCATGTCCAAGCAGGAGCTGGACGACATCCTCAAGTTCGGCACCGAGGAGTTGTTCAAGGACGAGAACGAGG GGGAGAACAAGGAGGAGGACAGCAGCGTGATTCACTACGACAACGAGGCCATCGCTCGGCTGTTGGACCGGAACCAGGATGCGACGGAGGACACGGATGTGCAGAACATGAACGAGTATCTCAGCTCCTTCAAGGTGGCCCAGTATGTGGTGCGGGAGGAAGACAAG ATTGAGGAGATCGAACGAGAGATCATCAAGCAGGAGGAGAACGTGGACCCCGACTACTGGGAGAAGCTGCTGCGGCACCACTacgagcagcagcaggaggaccTGGCCCGCAACCTGGGCAAGGGCAAGCGGGTCCGGAAGCAGGTCAACTACAACGATGCCGCCCAGGAGGACCAGG ATAACCAGTCCGAGTACTCAGTGGGATcggaggaggaggatgaagacTTCGACGAGCGTCCAGAAG GGCGTCGACAGTCAAAGAGGCAGCTCCGGAATGAGAAGGACAAGCCACTCCCTCCGCTGCTGGCGCGAGTTGGGGGCAACATTGAG GTGCTGGGATTCAACACCCGGCAGCGCAAGGCCTTCCTCAACGCTGTGATGCGCTGGGGGATGCCACCACAGGACGCCTTCACCACCCAGTGGCTGGTGCGGGACCTGAGGGGCAAGACAGAGAAGGAGTTCAA AGCCTATGTGTCTCTGTTCATGCGTCACCTCTGTGAGCCCGGGGCAGATGGCTCAGAGACCTTTGCTGATGGTGTCCCTCGGGAGGGCCTGAGTCGCCAGCAAGTGCTGACCCGGATTGGAGTCATGTCTCTCGTCAAGAAGAAG GTACAGGAATTTGAGCACATCAATGGGCGCTGGTCGATGCCCGAGCTGATGCCCGACCCCAGCGCCGACTCTAAGCGTTCCTCCAGAGCTTCCTCTCCTACCAAAACGTCTCCCACCACCCCTGAGGCCTCTGCTACCAACAGTCCTTGCACTTCGAAGCCTG CTACCCCAGCTCCTAGTGAGAAAGGAGATGGCGTGAGGACACCGCTTGAAAAGGATGAAGCAGAAAACCAGGAGGAGAAGCCTGAGAAGAACAGCAAAATCGGGGAGAAGATGGAGACAGAG GCTGATGTCCCTAGCCCAGCCCCATCACTTGGGGAGCGGCTGGAGTCCAGAAAGATCCCTCTAGAGGAGGAGGTGCCGGGAGTCCCTGGAGAAATGGAGCCCGAGCCTGGGTACCGGGGGGACAGAGAGAAGTCAG CCACAGAGTCGACGCcaggagagaggggggaggagaagCCGTTGGATGgccaggagcacagggagaggccgGAGGGGGAAACAGGGGATTTGGGCAAGAGAG CAGAAGACGTGAAAGGGGAGCGGGAGCTGCGGCCGGGGCCTCCCCGGGATGAGCCTCGGCCCAACAGCCGGCGCGAGGAGAAGGTGGAGAAGCCCCGGTTCATGTTCAACATCGCAGACGGAGGCTTCACAG AGCTTCACACGCTGTGGCAGAACGAGGAGCGGGCGGCTATTTGCTCCGGGAAACTCAATGAGATCTGGCACCGAAGACATGACTATTGGCTTCTGGCCGGGATTGTCCT CCACGGCTATGCACGGTGGCAGGACATCCAAAATGACGCTCAGTTTGCCATCATCAATGAGCCGTTTAAAACTGAAGCCAATAAGGGGAACTTTCTGGAGATGAAAAATAAGTTCCTGGCCCGGAGATTCAAG CTCCTGGAGCAGGCGCTGGTGATCGAGGAGCAGCTTCGGCGGGCGGCCTACCTGAACCTGTCCCAGGAGCCGGCGCACCCCGCCATGGCCCTCCACGCCCGCTTCGCCGAGGCCGAATGCCTGGCCGAGAGCCACCAGCACCTCTCCAAGGAGTCGCTGGCGGGGAACAAGCCGGCCAACGCCGTCCTGCACAAGG TTCTGAACCAGCTGGAGGAGTTGCTGAGCGACATGAAGGCGGACGTGACCCGCCTGCCGGCCACGCTGTCCCGAATCCCCCCCATCGCAGCCCGCCTGCAGATGTCCGAGCGCAGCATCCTCAGCCGGCTGGCCAGCAAGGGCACGGAGCCTCACCCCACACCG GCCTTTCCCCCGGGGCCCTACGCTACGCCTCCGGGGTACGGGGCGGCCTTCAGCGCCGCCCCCGTCGGGGCCCTGGCCGCCGCCGGCGCCAACTACAGCCAGATGCCTGCAGGCTCCTTCATCACAG CCGCCACCAACGGCCCTCCAGTGCTggtgaagaaggagaaggaaatggtGGGGGCGCTGGTGTCAGACGGGCTGGATCGGAAGGAGCCCCGAGCCGGGGAGGTGATCTGTATAGACGACTGA